The Taeniopygia guttata chromosome 19, bTaeGut7.mat, whole genome shotgun sequence genome window below encodes:
- the LOC100230978 gene encoding merlin isoform X2, giving the protein MIWCGCPHQLKNMSIRGLKKKQPKTFKVRIITVDAEMEFSCEMKWKGKDLFDLVCRALGLRETWFFGLQYTIKGMCTWLKMDKKVLDQEIPKEDPISFHFLAKFYPEKVEEELLQEITQHLFFLQVKKQILDEEIYCSPEATVLLASYAVQAKYGDYDPNFHEPGFLAHDELLPKRVLRQYQLTAEMWEEKITAWYAEHRGIARDEAEMNYLKIAQDLEMYGVNYFPIAQNKNHTDLLLGVDAKGIHIYSINNRFSPNKSFEWSSIRNISCSEKELTIKPLDKKAEVFKFFSSQLKVNKLIFQLCIGNHDLFMRRRKVDSIEIQQMKAQAREEKARKKMESQRLAREKQLREEAERAKEELERRLFQLEDEARQANEALLRSQEAAELLAEKAQIAEEEAKLLAQNAAEAEQERQRLEITALKSKEEKRLMEQKMREAELIAVKLVKESDRRAKEAEHLKQDLHEAREAERKAKQKLLDITRLNYPHMAKYSQYSPGDSRDASFDKGSIKLDLKDIDLKRLSFEIERERLDYLENSRKFEDRLKELKSEIHALKLEEKQAGLYSHWNEVLGSLDRSLGSAPSWMKTFETGDIVDINLQRPFPAYLLNTASSWPCTNKIQHMVPVEKSSSQANSLAANSVGTGTRKQIIKVQQHDSDVIYI; this is encoded by the exons GTGTGGCTGCCCTCATCAGCTGAAAAATATGTCCATCCGAGGCCTGAAGAAGAAACAACCAAAGACTTTTAAAGTCAGAATTATAACAGTGGACGCTGAGATGGAGTTCAGCTGTGAG atGAAGTGGAAGGGAAAGGATTTGTTTGACCTGGTGTGCCGAGCCCTTGGTTTAAGGGAGACTTGGTTCTTTGGCTTGCAGTACACAATTAAAGGAATGTGCACCTGGTTAAAGATGGACAAAAAG GTTTTAGATCAAGAAATCCCCAAAGAAGATCCCATTAGCTTTCATTTTTTGGCTAAATTCTACCCTGAGAAAGTAGAAGAAGAACTCTTACAGGAAATTACCCAGCATTTATTCTTCCTTCAG gttAAGAAGCAGATCCTGGATGAGGAAATCTATTGCTCCCCAGAAGCTACAGTTTTACTGGCTTCTTATGCTGTTCAGGCCAAG TACGGTGACTACGACCCAAATTTCCATGAGCCAGGCTTTCTAGCCCATGATGAGCTGTTGCCCAAAAGG GTGCTCAGGCAGTACCAGCTGACAGCAGAGATGTGGGAAGAGAAGATCACTGCTTGGTATGCTGAGCACAGGGGTATTGCCAG GGATGAAGCTGAGATGAACTATCTGAAAATTGCCCAAGACTTGGAAATGTATGGTGTCAATTATTTCCCAATTGCT caaaataaaaaccacacaGATCTCCTGCTTGGAGTTGATGCCAAAGGTATTCATATCTACAGCATTAATAACAGGTTCTCCCCCAATAAATCCTTTGAGTGGAGCTCTATCAGAAACATTTCCTGTAGTGAGAAAGAG TTAACTATTAAACCCCTTGACAAAAAAGCAGAAGTCTTCAAGTTCTTCTCCTCTCAGCTCAAAGTGAACAAACTA ATTTTCCAGCTGTGCATTGGAAACCACGACCTATTTATGAGGAGGAGAAAAGTGGACTCCATAGAGATCCAGCAAATGAAAGCACAAGCCAGGGAAGAAAAAGCTAGAAAAAAG ATGGAAAGCCAGAGGCTGGCCAGGGAGAAGCAGCTCAGAGAAGAAGCTGAGAGGGCCAAAGAAGAGCTGGAAAGGCgccttttccagctggaagATGAAGCCAGGCAGGCCAACGAGGCCCTT CTCCGATcccaggaagcagcagagctgctggctgagaAAGCCCAGATTGCAGAAGAAGAGGCCAAGCTGCTGGCCCAGAACGCTGCAGAGGCTGAGCAGGAACGCCAGAGGTTGGAGATCACAGCTCTGAAAAGCAAGGAGGAGAAGCGGCTGATGGAGCAGAAGATGCGGGAGGCGGAGCTGATCGCCGTGAAGCTGGTGAAGGAGTCTGACAGGAG AGCCAAGGAAGCAGAGCACCTGAAGCAAGACCTGCACGAAGCCCGGGAGGCCGAACGCAAAGCGAAGCAGAAGCTCTTAGACATAACCAGGCTTAATTATCCT CACATGGCCAAGTACTCCCAGTACTCCCCAGGTGACAGCAGAGATGCCAGCTTTGACAAAGGATCCATCAAGCTGGATTTGAAGGACATAGACCTCAAGAGACTCTCCTTTgagatagagagagagag GCTGGACTACTtagaaaacagcaggaaattCGAAGATCGACTGAAAGAACTGAAGTCTGAAATTCATGCTCTGAAACTGGAGGAAAAACAGGCTGGGCTTTACAGTCACTGGAATGAAGTCCTGGGCTCCTTGGATCGCTCCTTAGGAAGT GCTCCATCATGGATGAAAACCTTCGAAACTGGAGATATAGTGGATATAAATCTTCAAAGACCTTTCCCTGCTTACTTGTTAAACACTGCAAGCAGCTGGCCCTGCACCAACAAAATTCAACACATGGTGCCAGTGGAAAAGTCATCTTCCCAAGCCAATTCCTTGGCTGCCAACAGTGTGGGCACAGGAACCAGGAAACAGATTATAAAG GTTCAGCAGCATGACTCAGATGTGATCTACATTTGA
- the LOC100230978 gene encoding merlin isoform X1 — translation MLLNFHPSVFDFRCGCPHQLKNMSIRGLKKKQPKTFKVRIITVDAEMEFSCEMKWKGKDLFDLVCRALGLRETWFFGLQYTIKGMCTWLKMDKKVLDQEIPKEDPISFHFLAKFYPEKVEEELLQEITQHLFFLQVKKQILDEEIYCSPEATVLLASYAVQAKYGDYDPNFHEPGFLAHDELLPKRVLRQYQLTAEMWEEKITAWYAEHRGIARDEAEMNYLKIAQDLEMYGVNYFPIAQNKNHTDLLLGVDAKGIHIYSINNRFSPNKSFEWSSIRNISCSEKELTIKPLDKKAEVFKFFSSQLKVNKLIFQLCIGNHDLFMRRRKVDSIEIQQMKAQAREEKARKKMESQRLAREKQLREEAERAKEELERRLFQLEDEARQANEALLRSQEAAELLAEKAQIAEEEAKLLAQNAAEAEQERQRLEITALKSKEEKRLMEQKMREAELIAVKLVKESDRRAKEAEHLKQDLHEAREAERKAKQKLLDITRLNYPHMAKYSQYSPGDSRDASFDKGSIKLDLKDIDLKRLSFEIERERLDYLENSRKFEDRLKELKSEIHALKLEEKQAGLYSHWNEVLGSLDRSLGSAPSWMKTFETGDIVDINLQRPFPAYLLNTASSWPCTNKIQHMVPVEKSSSQANSLAANSVGTGTRKQIIKVQQHDSDVIYI, via the exons atgctgctgaatTTCCATCCCTCAGTGTTTGATTTCAGGTGTGGCTGCCCTCATCAGCTGAAAAATATGTCCATCCGAGGCCTGAAGAAGAAACAACCAAAGACTTTTAAAGTCAGAATTATAACAGTGGACGCTGAGATGGAGTTCAGCTGTGAG atGAAGTGGAAGGGAAAGGATTTGTTTGACCTGGTGTGCCGAGCCCTTGGTTTAAGGGAGACTTGGTTCTTTGGCTTGCAGTACACAATTAAAGGAATGTGCACCTGGTTAAAGATGGACAAAAAG GTTTTAGATCAAGAAATCCCCAAAGAAGATCCCATTAGCTTTCATTTTTTGGCTAAATTCTACCCTGAGAAAGTAGAAGAAGAACTCTTACAGGAAATTACCCAGCATTTATTCTTCCTTCAG gttAAGAAGCAGATCCTGGATGAGGAAATCTATTGCTCCCCAGAAGCTACAGTTTTACTGGCTTCTTATGCTGTTCAGGCCAAG TACGGTGACTACGACCCAAATTTCCATGAGCCAGGCTTTCTAGCCCATGATGAGCTGTTGCCCAAAAGG GTGCTCAGGCAGTACCAGCTGACAGCAGAGATGTGGGAAGAGAAGATCACTGCTTGGTATGCTGAGCACAGGGGTATTGCCAG GGATGAAGCTGAGATGAACTATCTGAAAATTGCCCAAGACTTGGAAATGTATGGTGTCAATTATTTCCCAATTGCT caaaataaaaaccacacaGATCTCCTGCTTGGAGTTGATGCCAAAGGTATTCATATCTACAGCATTAATAACAGGTTCTCCCCCAATAAATCCTTTGAGTGGAGCTCTATCAGAAACATTTCCTGTAGTGAGAAAGAG TTAACTATTAAACCCCTTGACAAAAAAGCAGAAGTCTTCAAGTTCTTCTCCTCTCAGCTCAAAGTGAACAAACTA ATTTTCCAGCTGTGCATTGGAAACCACGACCTATTTATGAGGAGGAGAAAAGTGGACTCCATAGAGATCCAGCAAATGAAAGCACAAGCCAGGGAAGAAAAAGCTAGAAAAAAG ATGGAAAGCCAGAGGCTGGCCAGGGAGAAGCAGCTCAGAGAAGAAGCTGAGAGGGCCAAAGAAGAGCTGGAAAGGCgccttttccagctggaagATGAAGCCAGGCAGGCCAACGAGGCCCTT CTCCGATcccaggaagcagcagagctgctggctgagaAAGCCCAGATTGCAGAAGAAGAGGCCAAGCTGCTGGCCCAGAACGCTGCAGAGGCTGAGCAGGAACGCCAGAGGTTGGAGATCACAGCTCTGAAAAGCAAGGAGGAGAAGCGGCTGATGGAGCAGAAGATGCGGGAGGCGGAGCTGATCGCCGTGAAGCTGGTGAAGGAGTCTGACAGGAG AGCCAAGGAAGCAGAGCACCTGAAGCAAGACCTGCACGAAGCCCGGGAGGCCGAACGCAAAGCGAAGCAGAAGCTCTTAGACATAACCAGGCTTAATTATCCT CACATGGCCAAGTACTCCCAGTACTCCCCAGGTGACAGCAGAGATGCCAGCTTTGACAAAGGATCCATCAAGCTGGATTTGAAGGACATAGACCTCAAGAGACTCTCCTTTgagatagagagagagag GCTGGACTACTtagaaaacagcaggaaattCGAAGATCGACTGAAAGAACTGAAGTCTGAAATTCATGCTCTGAAACTGGAGGAAAAACAGGCTGGGCTTTACAGTCACTGGAATGAAGTCCTGGGCTCCTTGGATCGCTCCTTAGGAAGT GCTCCATCATGGATGAAAACCTTCGAAACTGGAGATATAGTGGATATAAATCTTCAAAGACCTTTCCCTGCTTACTTGTTAAACACTGCAAGCAGCTGGCCCTGCACCAACAAAATTCAACACATGGTGCCAGTGGAAAAGTCATCTTCCCAAGCCAATTCCTTGGCTGCCAACAGTGTGGGCACAGGAACCAGGAAACAGATTATAAAG GTTCAGCAGCATGACTCAGATGTGATCTACATTTGA
- the LOC115497720 gene encoding C-C motif chemokine 5 — MKVLAATLVTLLLLATLSPAEGHLDGVPSTCCFSYQRQPIPLRRVSSVFVTSSSCSLPGVIVVTQKKKQVCADPRAAWVQQLQKHFQSLEN; from the exons ATGAAGGTCCTGGCAGCCACCCTGGTcactctgctcctcctggccaCCCTCTCCCCAGCTGAAGGCCACCTCG ATGGTGTCCCCAGCACGTGCTGCTTCAGCTACCAGAGGCAGCCCATCCCTCTGCGCCGCGTCAGCTCCGTCTTCgtcaccagcagctcctgcagcctgccGGGCGTGAT TGTGGTCACCCAGAAGAAGAAGCAGGTGTGTGCAGATCCACGGGCAGCATgggtgcagcagctccagaagcaCTTCCAGAGCCTGGAAAACTGA